Proteins encoded in a region of the Sander lucioperca isolate FBNREF2018 chromosome 4, SLUC_FBN_1.2, whole genome shotgun sequence genome:
- the ccdc40 gene encoding coiled-coil domain-containing protein 40: MQSAEGEEGGEEVREESSSHTETNSKLQDGSDTAAEDCEATVEQCGSQNQSGPEPDDPTPQLHLDHSGDDSPASTNSVQANVAQVPLTLHLPNLNTSEDMEDQEPLPEAQEEEEEDEFVVLDSEHPLVRRQQAALNSQLSKQLERINLGLKEKLAMEKEDAKYIQEIGVEMYRIQEQLAKLQTRLDDHHQASAQAEGKHQQAQDQLEAMKSQYSCITGQNVKAKAHVSQLQAEMDNLMLNLVFTQGVSEHLQSNVKAMKNARRKAGAEKTQAEDQKLKQDMYVERLTKEMERLTQQIAMYEAQAKAQAEETQAAKEALSEAEMEMQYLEMSRKQLLQQWSGSLVGMRKRDEAFSAMQEAVRTVEHQVILLDREIEGYKRFIAEEQEQNETLTMQLNWSQMDCATSKRLISQKQAQQEALQAHYSTSLRTLRETERTLARLSKETSTHQVEVNDQRRQLEKESAVRLESEDKIMTYIQHKLTHNKAAKYSQRLTSRIATLKKDKMSQLWQLENSVVAVGLESSEVGQHLDSLAVTQEALDEEITKYNKLLATNQNKISSFSTLIGQKQATIANHNKKIYEIAASTGTEDLSPLQINVEALKAQIEELAANIKSDQQLWMKRQGTLVGLTREIEANSKNMLKLQTEYTGMQQKKIRLESQIELEHREKAELEKNAKMLSGDLLKLNTMLSNNGQLSQALEQQNALMETDFLQKLKEAERETVDMQMKYEKTQEEKERLLNSLVEAERQIMLWEKKTQLVKETRSVVDSEVGQRDIQMMKAEIHRMEVRLTQLMKQQERLLRESEATVARRETIVLRREAMVHGSHRQSTKGELSRVIQALQRKIQDTHKHVVDCEQVIRELQESQVSLSDRLAQQKQQLIELCGTSYVLDPEIGNLQDTKDRNLAHLVALQSRTKKLQGVGEGSYQALSTAESVEAALQSHTERVHTTSTILHRVCEEFPEHQGALRRLSLALATRTQALEQMSRE, encoded by the exons ATGCAGAGTGCTGaaggtgaggaaggcggggaggaggTAAGGGAGGAAAGCTCCAGTCACACTGAGACAAACAGCAAGCTGCAGGATGGAAGTGACACAGCAGCAGAGGACTGTGAAGCGACTGTTGAACAG TGTGGCTCACAGAATCAGTCAGGGCCAGAGCCTGATGACCCGACCCCCCAGCTTCACCTGGACCACAGTGGCGATGACTCCCCTGCATCCACTAATTCAG tgcaAGCAAATGTTGCTCAGGTGCCGTTGACACTTCACCTCCCCAACCTTAACACATCAGAAGACATGGAGGATCAGGAGCCGCTGCCGGAGGcccaggaggaggaagaggaggacgagtTTGTTGTTCTGGACTCTGAACAT CCCCTGGTCAGAAGGCAACAAGCTGCTCTAAACAGCCAGCTCAGCAAACAGCTGGAGAGGATCAACCTGGGACTAAAGGAAAAG CTGGCAATGGAGAAGGAAGATGCCAAGTACATACAGGAGATAGGAGTTGAGATGTACAGGATTCAGGAGCAGCTGGCCAAACTCCAGACCAGGCTGGATGACCATCATCAAGCCAGTGCACAGGCTGAAGGCAAACATCAACAGGCCCAGGATCAGCTGGAGGCGATGAAGAGCCAGTATTCCTGTATTACCGGCCAAAACGTCAAAGCCAAAGCCCATG TGTCGCAGTTACAGGCGGAGATGGACAACTTGATGCTGAATCTCGTCTTCACACAAGGAGTCAGTGAACATCTGCAATCTAATGTCAAAGCCATGAAGAATGCCAGACGCAAAGCGGGAGCTGAGAAGACGCAGGCCGAAGACCAGAAATTGAAGCAG GACATGTATGTGGAGCGTCTAACAAAGGAAATGGAGAGGCTGACACAGCAGATAGCCATGTACGAGGCCCAAGCCAAAGCTCAAGCAGAGGAGACACAGGCAGCCAAAGAGGCTCTCTCTGAG GCTGAGATGGAAATGCAGTATCTGGAGATGTCGCGTAAACAGCTGCTGCAGCAGTGGAGCGGCAGCCTGGTGGGCATGAGGAAACGAGACGAGGCCTTCAGTGCGATGCAGGAGGCTGTGCG TACCGTTGAGCATCAGGTGATCTTGCTGGACAGAGAGATCGAAGGTTACAAGAGATTCATTGCTGAAGAGCAGGAGCAAAATGAGACACTAACTATGCAGCTGAACTGGTCCCAGATGGACTGTGCCACCTCCAAAAGGCTGATCAGCCAGAAGCAGGCCCAGCAAGAGGCTCTACAGGCCCACTACAGTACCTCCCTCCGCACTCTGAGGGAGACGGAGCGCACCCTGGCCAGGCTCTCTAAG GAAACCAGCACCCACCAGGTTGAAGTGAACGATCAGAGGAGGCAGTTGGAGAAAGAGAGTGCTGTGCGTCTGGAGTCGGAGGACAAGATCATGACCTACATCCAGCACAAGCTCACTCACAACAAGGCTGCCAAGTACTCCCAACGGCTCACCAGCAGGATAGCCACACTCAAGAAGGATAAG ATGTCTCAGTTGTGGCAACTGGAGAATTCTGTAGTGGCGGTGGGACTGGAGAGCAGCGAGGTCGGCCAACATCTGGACAGCTTGGCCGTCACCCAGGAGGCCCTGGATGAGGAGATCACAAAGTACAACAAGTTATTGGCAACCAACCAGAATAAGATCTCTTCCTTTTCTACTCTGATCGGGCAGAAGCAGGCCACCATTGCTAACCATAACAAAAAGATCTATGAGATCGCAGCCAGCACTGGG ACTGAGGACCTGAGTCCTTTGCAAATCAATGTAGAGGCGTTAAAGGCTCAAATCGAGGAGCTGGCTGCGAATATCAAGAGTGACCAGCAGCTCTGGATGAAACGGCAGGGGACTCTAGTAGGGCTGACCCGGGAGATAGAAGCCAACAGCAAGAACATGCTCAAACTGCAGACAGAGTACACTGGCATGCAGCAGAAGAAAATACGCTTGGAGA GTCAGATTGAGTTAGAGCACCGTGAGAAGGCGGAGCTGGAAAAGAATGCCAAGATGCTGAGCGGAGACCTGCTGAAGCTCAACACCATGCTGAGCAACAACGGACAGCTCAGCCAGGCGCTAGAGCAGCAGAACGCACTCATGGAGACAGACTTCCTTCAGAAACTCAAG GAGGCAGAGCGGGAGACTGTCGACATGCAGATGAAATACGAGAAGACCcaggaggaaaaagagagactCCTCAACAGTCTGGTGGAAGCGGA GCGGCAGATTATGCTGTGGGAGAAGAAGACCCAGCTTGTAAAAGAGACTCGTTCAGTTGTGGACTCGGAGGTGGGCCAGAGAGACATCCAGATGATGAAGGCTGAGATACACCGAATGGAG GTGCGACTCACCCAGCTGATGAAGCAGCAGGAGCGACTGCTGAGGGAGAGTGAAGCAACAGTGGCGAGGCGGGAGACCATCGTCCTGCGCAGGGAGGCCATGGTTCACGGCTCCCACAGACAGAGTACAAAGGGCGAGCTGAGCCGCGTCATACAGGCCCTGCAGCGCAAGATCCAGGACACACACAAG catgtggtAGATTGTGAGCAGGTGATCAGGGAGCTACAGGAGAGCCAGGTGAGTCTGAGCGACAGGCTTGCGCAGCAAAAGCAGCAGCTGATAGAACTCTGCGGCACCAGCTACGTCCTTGACCCTGAGATCGGAAATCTCCAGGACACCAAAGACAGG AACCTCGCCCACCTAGTGGCTCTACAGAGCCGCACCAAGAAGCTGCAGGGGGTGGGTGAGGGCAGCTACCAAGCCTTGTCCACCGCTGAATCCGTTGAAGCCGCTCTGCAGAGCCATACGGAGCGCGTGCACACTACCAGCACCATCCTGCACCGCGTGTGTGAGGAGTTCCCCGAGCACCAGGGGGCGCTCCGCAGGCTGTCGCTAGCACTGGCAACACGCACACAGGCCCTGGAGCAGATGTCCCGAGAGTGA